GAAAGCGGTTGGCGATCACGGTAGACACTGGTTGATTGAAGATCGTAGATGTCCCCAAGTTGCCGCTAGCAACCTGTTGTAGCCAGAGGAAGAAGCGAGTAGCCATCGGTTCGTCTAAACCCCAGCGTTGAGCGATCAGTTCTCGCTGTTCAGGGCCAATTTGCAGCATTTCGGCTCCCACATAGGCGTTAATTGGATCAACGGGAGACAAGCTGACCAACACAAAGCTGAATACTGATACTGCAATTAGCAGTAGCACCAGACGGATTAGCTTTCGTAATGTAAAAGATGCAATTGTTTTTAATCGCATGTCCATTTCCATTGCGTGATGTTGGCAGTGATAGGCCAACCATGCCCGTGTGGTTCAACTTGTAGATTGCCAATATCCAAACAAGTACTTACAAAATAGGTGTGATTCAGGTTCACCAACCATGCCCAGGCAGCATCTCCTTTCGCCGTAAATCCCTGCTGACCATTCCACTGCGCCGCTTTCCAAAAGGCGATCGCTTCTTCCTCAGTCGGTGCGCCCATTGCCAGATCTAACGTTTTATCAATCGCAGAATTCGCATAATATCCAGCGTTGTTAAAGTCTCCCTGTGCAGATTTGCTGTGATAGAGATTGTACATCTCACTCTGATCGTGGCTGCCCCAGCCAAATAACACTGCATTGCTGTGCATTAATGGTTTAATTTCATCCCAACTCTTGCCCTGAACATTGGCACGAATGCCGATAGGCTTAATCATTTCTGCAATCGAGAGCGCAAGCGCCTGACGAGTACTGTCACTGGCAGGATAAAGTAGGGTGAATTCTGCCCGTAAATTTCCCTTTTCCAAGACACCATCGCCATTTTTATCACTCCATCCCCCTTTTGCCAAAATCTGTTTTGCCCGTTCAATATCAGCATCCTGAATATTGGCATCAGGTTGTTCCCACGCCAATCCACTGACGGGACTATAGGCCGGAGAACCATAGCCTTCCAAAACTCCTTCTACTAAGGCTTTGCGATCAATCGCCACATTAATTGCCTGCCGAATGGCTAGATCGGCCGTCACATCATTGCCAACAGGATTGCCATCTGGTGTCGTCTTGGCATTGCTACGTGGAAAAGGGAACATCAATCCCCGATTATCCACGCTGGTCACGTCATACAGCTTCATGCCTTCAACTTGCTGCCCTGCTAGCGATTGGGGAACGGCTGCCACCTGTGCCTGCCCAGATTTTGCTGCCGCAAATGCCGCATCTTCTTCCACAAACAAAAACACCAATCGTTTAATTGCGGGTGGCTCACCGTAGTAGTTGGGATTTGCCTCCACAATCAACTGTTGTCCCTCATCCCACTGCACCAGTTTGTAGGGGCCTGACCCGATTGGCTTGCGGGCATAATCGCCTCCGTGCGCGTGTTTCGGTACAATACCGAGAGTAACAAGCCGATTAACAAACGTGCTTTGTGGCTGTTTCAGGCGTAGTTCTATTGTATCTTTGTCAGTCGCCACAGCTTCTTCCAGCACCGTCAGATCCGTTAAACCACCACTCTTCGCTGCTTTGTTGAAGGTATATGCTACATCTTCAGCCGTAACAGGCTTTCCATCCGAGAAAACAGCATCTCGCCGGATGTTCACCGTCCAAACTTTTCGGTCTTTACTGACGCTGTAATTAGTTGCCAGGTCGTTGACTAAGTTCAGATTTTTATCGCGACGAAGTAAAGTACTTTGAAACAGTGGAGAGCCGTACCGTCCCCAACCCAATGTGGGGTCGTACCCTTCCTCACTTTCACCCCCGATTGCCAGCACTATTTGTTTTGAAGAACCCGTTTGTTGGGCGTTTTGCTGATTACTTGGTTGAGATGAACGGAGAGTACAAGCAGATAGCATTGGCACTAGCAACAATAATCCCGCTGCATAAGACAAAAGTTTGACGCTTGAACGCATATCTGACGTTTGTTAAGGGGCAAACGTACAAATCTACTTGCTTAGAGGGGAAATAAATATTATTTATAAACAAGGTAGATTTACTACTGCTGAACGATATCACTTAACTCAAAGACTTAACAATGCAGGGGGGAGGGATAAATTCAACGATTGCCATCAGTCCCAGTTCATTAATTTTGCTAAAGTATTTTTTATTTTAGGTCATTGCTTATCTGGAAATGGGGAAACACATTCTTGACTATGCCTCTCAATATGGAGAATTTATGCAGATTAGGAATAAATGAAATTAGTTTAGCTAAAGATTAAGAAAAATATATTTTAGTTTTATTAGAGTTAGAAACGAGATGAATAAACTGAGGTTTGCTTCGTTGCTTAGGTTATAAATTTCCATCAACTCTTTGTTGTTTAACAAGCTTCGATTAATAGTGCTGAAGCGACAACAACTGTAATAGGTAATTTAGTAACAATATATTTGATAGAATTAATTTTCATGAAGACCTGTTTGCTTGTTTAGCTGGATGTTAAATTTATAGCGCCCTGCCTTAAAGCAGAAATTTACCCACCAGTGTAGTACAAGTATTACAAATTCAATTGTAATAAAACAAGTAAAAAAGAATTTCAACAATCATGGTACTTTTCCAAAAGTGAAGTACACCTTGACCAGTCGTTAAATTAATAACGATCGCAGCAATGATGCCAACCATAGCTAGGCGACAATTTAAAAACAATCTAAAAATACTATTTTAATCCCCAGGCGGGGCATTGCTTATTGAACCTAGTACAAGCTCTAATTTTATGTAGTTGCAATAAAACTACTGGGAAATATTGGATGAGTAAGCTTTCTGCATTAGTTTTGACAATTAGTTTCTTGATAGTAGCTTGCGGCGCTGGAAATAATACCACAGCGCCTTCCACCCCTTCGGCAACCAATACAGCAACCCAAAGTGGCGATCGCAAATCTCAAGATAAACCTTTAGTCGTCACAACAGTAGCTCCTATTACTAATATAGTCAGTAACATTGCAGGCGATCGCATCTCTGTTGTCGGCGTTGTCCCAGAAGGTACTGATTCTCACACCTTTGAGCCTCGCCCTTCTGATGCCGATCTCCTCGCTCAAGCCGATCTGATCTTAGTTAATGGTTTAAGCTTAGAAACCCCTACAAAAAAACTAGCACAAACCTCTAAGCCAAAAGACACAAAAATCTACCAATTGGGGGATGAAACAATTACAAAACAAGAGTGGATTTTTGACTTTAGCTTTCCTAAAGATAAAGGAGATCCTAACCCGCACCTCTGGGTAAATCCCAAATACGCTGAAGCTTATGCCAAATTAGCTGCCAAACATTTAACCGAATTAGATCCAGCAGGAAAAGATTACTACGCCACTAATTTAAAAAAATACCAAGAACGTCTTGCTGAACTAGATAAAGTCTCCCGTGCGGTAGTTGCCAGTATCCCTCCCGAAAAGCGCAAACTGCTCACATACCACGACTCTTGGGCATATTGGGCGCGAGAGTATGGCTTTGAAGTGATTGGTGCGATTCAGCCTTCAGATTTTAACGAACCTTCAGCCCAAGATATTGCCAAACTCGTCGATCAAGTTCGTGCAACAAAAGTCCCTGCTATCTTTGGTTCCGAAGTATTTCCCAGCAAAGTATCCGAACAAATTGCCCGCGAAGCCAATGTCAAAACAGCTAACACTAGCGATGACGATTTACCAGGCGAAGGTTCAGCTAATGCCATAGAAAATACTAATCCTGAGCATACATATATTGGCATGATGGCAGAAAACTTACGGATACTGGCACTCAATCTTGGTGGTAACCCGAAGCTAGTTGATACCCTCAATACTGCTAATATAGTAGGTTCAAAAGCCAGTGCAAGTAAATAAAGTTTGAGTTATTGAAGTATGAATTATTGATTTATACTTCAAATTTTCTTGAGATAAATATTTTTTCAAAAAATCACTAGCTTGATTAGAAGGTATTGGGAAAAGGATTAAAATTGACAAAATCCCTGCATTTATATATGGTATAAATTTTACCAAATCAACTTTTGGATAAAATTTTAATACCTCAACATTACTGTTGAAGCTTTGATAGCTTCGCAATCAAATTTGACCTTTTATCCTGTTCAACGTGGAACCAATTCTTGAAATTAAAAACCTCACCTGTGGCTATCAACAAGAGCCAGTATTTACAAAAGTTAATCTCACACTCTATCCTGGTCAACTTTCTGGCTTAGTTGGACCATCAGGTAGTGGTAAAAGCACTTTGATGAAAGCAATTTTAGGCTTAATTCGTCCTTGGGGTGGTGAAATTTGGTTTCGTGGTAAAAAATTAAATCCCGGCGTTGCACCACTTAAAGTTGGTTATGTACCGCAAGTAGAAACAGTAGATTGGAGTTTTCCTGTTACTGCTGAAGAAGTAGTAATGATGGGGCGTTACCAGAAAAAACAGCTTTTGCCTTGGGCTTATAAGAGCGATCGCGCAGCCGCAAAAAGACTCCTCACCCGTATTGGAGTCGCTAACGTAGCCCATCAACCCATTGGCGAACTATCCGGCGGGCAACAACAACGAGTTTTTCTAGCGCGGGCGCTTGTCGGACAACCAGATATTGTGATTCTTGATGAGCCTACCAGTAGTTCAGATCTTCATGTCCAACACGAACTCTTACACCTATTAGCAGATTTAAACCAGGAAGGGTTAACAATTCTACTCTCTACCCACGACCTCAATTCAGTAGCAACTCATCTACCTTGGGTAGTATGTTTCAATCACGGAATCATCTGTCAAGGTCAACCAATTGATGTTTTCACTTCTGCTACGTTGGGGCAGACATTTGGAGCAGAGATGGTAGTTTTCCATCAAGAAGACCGCATTTTGATTGCTAGTGGAATGACGACACTCCGGCATCAAATGAAGCGTAATTTACCTCATATCTTGGACAAATCTCAAGCAGTTAGTGATTAGCTGTTAGCTGTTAGCACACACTATATGTAGCGTGCTTGCGTAAGCCATGAATATTAGAAGATTCAATTGGTACAGTCACTCTGAATCCTTAGCGTCACTTTTCGCACGGTTGCTACTCAAACGCCGAATATTAATGACCGAAAACACAACACAACCACTAAGTAATGATGTTACTCCTCAAGAAGATGTAGAAATAGAATATGAAGAAAAAACGTACAAGGGATATTATAAAGTTAATGGAAAGTTAATAACTGTTAACTATTTAGGTGACGAAGAAACAACAGATTTAAGAGCTTTTACATTACCAGCAGAGTCTCTAGCAAAACTATTACTTCGTGAAATAGTTGTTAAAAGAAAAATTTTCCCAATATTGTAAATAACTATGATGTATTAAGTAAACATTTTATTACATAAATAATAAATATTTTTTGAAAAATGTAAAAAATATTTATTATTACATAAAAGATTAAAATATTCGTCTTTTGGTTGAGCCAAGATAAGTGTAAAAAAGTGAAATCAAACCCTGGCAAGGCTTACCACATATAGCTTTGGAATATTAAAATATAAAATTTGAGTCGGCAGTTACTGAATAAAAACTAATTTTTCTTTTCAGTGCTGATTTATAAAGCTGATCGTCCAATGCCCTGACTCAGATGCAGAGTAGTATTACTACTCTGCACGTAATCATACAGTATTTAAAGCTGAAGCATAGATAGTGACAGGGGTACGAGTTTTATATTGCACTTTTCTACACGAATCTCGGCTCAATACCTAACAAAACTAGAAACTAAACGTAGTTCTAACTGTGCCAATCACAATATCCTGATTGAGGTTATTGTGGTCGGGAGCAGTCAGCCAGATAATCCCAGGGGTAACTGCAATATTATCCGTGAGTTGATATTGGTAAAATCCTTCAATATGCAGTGAAGTATCTGGATCTTTACTTAGTCCTAATGTAGATATCGGGCCACTAACACGAGTAAGTTTAGGCTCCATCCCTACAATTATCCCGGCAAAGCTACCCTCCTTACCCAAATCAGGAAAGCCCAAAGTAACTGCATAATTCCAAATCCCTAAATCTCCTCCCAGTGATGCGCTTTGTTCAGCAGAAGGTAGAGTGCGCGTGGTAGTGTAGCCAGCCCAACCACCTAAAATAAATTTAGGGCTAAGTTTTAGTGATGCCTGTATACCATAGGCGTTACTAGAGGTTGCTAAACTCGATCCTTCTGGAATTGAGTCTAAAAAACTTTGATCTAAGCGTAAACCATCTGGATTATCAGCTAAAGCAGAGCGCAGATTAGCACGATTACTACCAGCCGTTAAATCGTTATTGTAAGCATTCAGGTAAGTTAAGCCTACAGTGAAATTTTCTCTTGGCTTGATAGTTAACTGTCCGATTGCCCCGTATGGCCCATTAAACAAACCCCCGCCTGGTGTGGAGTTAGCTGGATCAGTTGCTAAATACCCTAAGCTTAATTCCAGATTATCGTTAAATACGTGCCGCACAGCTAAACCAGCACCGCTAGTTAAGTAATAAATTGGATTACGAGTACCAAAATTAGAAAGTGCGCCGCGATCGCCATCACCATCAAAGCCAGGGTTGACTGTATCGGTAAAGTCATCAGCCGCGCCCGCATTAGCTTCAAGAATTACAGTTGTCTTCTCACCGACGGGGAAACTGTACAGCAGAGCATCCAGCGCAGCAGTAGCATCGTTTCCAGTGCTGAAAGTTCCAGCCGTAAATCTGAGATCGCCTTCAGGAGTAAGTGTAGAAGTGCCTGACAAGGCATCTAGGTTAGCTATCTGAAATCTTGTTCTAAGTAGATCTTTACCTGTAAAGCTAGTATCAAAGTCTAAACGAGTCCGAGTTCCTAAGACAGGTACTTGGTCTATTTTTTCGCCTAAAGCATTTTCTCCGGCTGCTACACCTACCAGCCCAAAGATTACTGTTCCATTTAGCTTTGTCGTAGTTGAAAACTGGCGCTGTTCTATAAAGGCAGTACGACCTTCTAAACTATCTAAGCGCGTTCCTAAAGTTGTCAGTTCAGTTCTAAACTCCTGGGTTAGTCTTTGCACCACCTGAAGGTCATTGTTGCTAATCCCATTTGTATTTGTGCCAGGGCGAGCAATCAAACTTTCTATCTGTTGAAAACAAGCATTCAAACCAGCAGCAAATTCATAGCGCGACAGTGCGCGACTACCACGATAAGCACCATCGGGATATCTCTGCAAACATTTGTATCTTTCTGCAAGGTTCCTGAGAGCTTCATAAGCCCAGTCTGTCGGTCGGACATCGCTTAACTCGGAAACGTTTGTTACGGGAACTACAGGAGCATCAGCATTATTATCAAGATTTTGCGACAAGACATCTGTAGAAGCCTGAATATGAGGTTGCTCTGCAACTATTTCTGGGTTGTTTACTGTTGGTTGAGAATCAATCTCAATAGTTGCTGTGGTATGTGCTTTAGCTTCTATATTAGTAACGGCTGGCGGCTCAAGAGTATTAACAGCAAGATCAGTTGTTTTTGCTGTTTGAAGCTCTAGCGTTGCGGGATCGGGCATTTCAGTCGCTAGTACGAAGCTATCCGCCGCGATCGCACTAGATGAAACAACCATCAATACTGCCAAACTAGCTGGACTACCTAGCAGGGAATTCCACATTTTAGACACGATCATTTTCCTCACACCAATATCAGCTTATGCACGAATTTACTCGCTGGTTTTAGCAAGAATGAGATCCATTCTTAATAAGCTATGCTAAATTATTCAATATTTGTCAATTGGTTCGGGGCCAATCTCTGGATGACCGAACAATAGATCGTATTCTCCGTTGTTTTTGTCAAAGTCAAACCAAACGACGTGAGCCAAAGCAGGTTAACTTAGCATCACAGGCAGCATGGCAATAGCCAGCAGCATCTCTGTTAAACGTTTTGTAACCATTTTGTTTCTCAATGGTAGATGGCTGTTTTGATCTGCGTGCTACTTGAAAAAAGTAGTTATTGCAGGGATTCGTGGAACGTCCATGTTTTTTGTTCCGATAAACTTAATTAGAAACTGTCCCTGGCATTTAAAGCAATGCCCAGAGAGGGCATTTTCTTTAGCGATATTTAAATTAATTCTGTAATAATTAGTGATGCTAACTCTATTTTTGTTTGATTTTGATATTTATCTAATTTTTCTAGCGTTACTTTAGGTTTAAATATTTTGAAACTTACGGAAAATGTTATATTTAAGTATACTCCATAAGCATTAACTAATACTATCCCCTCATCTATTTTTTAGACACTTCCTAGATATTGTCTTGCTACATAATCAGTCTTTTTACCTTTGTTTCTATCTCCTGTTTCATCTATGACTACTGTAATTGCATTCCCCTCTAATGCTCTTTTAATTTCCTGTAATCTTTTGTTTCTTAATTTTTCTACTGACCAATCTGAATTGGCTATAAAATGATGTAATGATTGTGCTGAATTTATACTTACAAATGAAGCAATTTCTGGTAATATTTTTTTATTTTTTTAATATAAATTCCCGAAAAGTGACAGAAGATGGATATTTCAATAATTTTAGGCATTGTTGAACTTGCTGGCTTTGCTGTAATTACTCAAACAAAAAACAATTTATTTTTAACCACTAAAACAACTTAATCCCCTCTGGGGGCATTTATTAAATAAGCGAATGCTCCCAGGGGGGATAATAAGTAAATTCCTGGCTAAATTCCCAGTAATTTATTAGTAAATTATTTAGTTAGATTCAAATTTATAACTTAAGTAAGAGGAGTAAAACAAATTCTTTTATTAATTTTTGTAAATAAGCAAACAATTTGGAAAAAAAGATTATGCAATTTGTAGATAGAAAAGAAGATCTGAGCTACAAACACTACAGTAGCGAGTGGAAATGGGGCTTTACTCCCAGTGCCGAAATTTGGAATAGTCGCCTAGCTATGGTTGGCATCATTGCTGCGATCGTTATTAATTTAACGACTGGTCAGGGTGTACTTCACTTTTGGGGAATACTATAACTCTAGATTGTTGGGTTATTAGCTTAATTACCCTGGAAATATTTTCAAGCTGTTGGTAAAAAGTTTTTTTAGGAGTTGATAAAATGGAATCTTTGCAAGAAAAAACCAAACAACCGTATACTGAAGCCGCAATTAATATTGAGCAAGGTTTTACGCCTAATGCAGAGGTCTGGAATGGTCGCTTTGCTATGATTGGATTCGTTTCAATCCTCATTATTGAGGTATTAAGTGGGGAAGGAATTGTTGACTTTTGGGGCAGTCTGCTAAGTCCTCTGTGGTAATTATTTAAGCGGGGATTGGTGACTGGTGATTCGGAATAATTCTTGAATTATCAGCACTTGGAAATTTGTTAAATCTAGCCAGGTGTAGGGGCGAGAAGCAGGCGCAAATCAAGTATTTACAGATACAGCACTTTGCATCTTGCAGGAGGTACGCCCCTCCCCTCCCCGCAGGGGAGGCATAGTGCGTTCGCTCATCGTGCCGGAGGCAATCGCTACGTTTAATCCCCTGATCATATGGTTTGCAATGGTCATATCCTAAATGTCGTTAGAGATAATGGACAAATGATTGAAAGAAACTTACTCAAGCTTATTCAAAGTTTATCTAGTTTTGAGTAGCCCAGCGGCTCACTGTCATTGAACGGTTAAAACTATCAGTAAAGTAAAAACCTGCGAACCGACAGGTCGGCGCTTCGCTATCGCAGCGTAACAAGGGCTAAAAATCTTTCATTTTCCAGTTTGTCCAGTTAATAATTGAGTTGATATTTAACCTTTAACAGTTAATAATTGAGTTGACTTTTAACTTGTAACCGCTAAGTTGATTTAAACCTGGAACAGTTGATTTCACTTTCCAGTTTTTACAGTTCAACCCGGTTTTTTCAGCCATATAACATCAAGCTCTCTTGAGAGCAATGATTACGCGATTTAGTACATTTTCGTTCCATTGCTCCTCACGGGCGAACTGCCACTGTTTCCAGCTTGGGAATTTCCAGTTTTGTAAATGGCGATCTCGCTGCGGTAATAAGGCTCCTGTCCAAATAGTCTGAGCCAGAAATGCTTCAGCAAACCCAGTCACCTCAGAAAGATTAGCTTTCGTCAAATTGGTCTGACTCAGATTTGCCTCAGTTAAACAACTTTGATGTAAATTTGCCAGAATCAGAAATGCCTTCGTCAAATTGGCTTGAGTTAAGTTAGCAGAACTGAGATTAGAGTGAATTAAGAATGCCCCCCTT
Above is a genomic segment from Oculatellaceae cyanobacterium containing:
- a CDS encoding ABC transporter substrate-binding protein — protein: MRSSVKLLSYAAGLLLLVPMLSACTLRSSQPSNQQNAQQTGSSKQIVLAIGGESEEGYDPTLGWGRYGSPLFQSTLLRRDKNLNLVNDLATNYSVSKDRKVWTVNIRRDAVFSDGKPVTAEDVAYTFNKAAKSGGLTDLTVLEEAVATDKDTIELRLKQPQSTFVNRLVTLGIVPKHAHGGDYARKPIGSGPYKLVQWDEGQQLIVEANPNYYGEPPAIKRLVFLFVEEDAAFAAAKSGQAQVAAVPQSLAGQQVEGMKLYDVTSVDNRGLMFPFPRSNAKTTPDGNPVGNDVTADLAIRQAINVAIDRKALVEGVLEGYGSPAYSPVSGLAWEQPDANIQDADIERAKQILAKGGWSDKNGDGVLEKGNLRAEFTLLYPASDSTRQALALSIAEMIKPIGIRANVQGKSWDEIKPLMHSNAVLFGWGSHDQSEMYNLYHSKSAQGDFNNAGYYANSAIDKTLDLAMGAPTEEEAIAFWKAAQWNGQQGFTAKGDAAWAWLVNLNHTYFVSTCLDIGNLQVEPHGHGWPITANITQWKWTCD
- a CDS encoding metal ABC transporter substrate-binding protein; amino-acid sequence: MSKLSALVLTISFLIVACGAGNNTTAPSTPSATNTATQSGDRKSQDKPLVVTTVAPITNIVSNIAGDRISVVGVVPEGTDSHTFEPRPSDADLLAQADLILVNGLSLETPTKKLAQTSKPKDTKIYQLGDETITKQEWIFDFSFPKDKGDPNPHLWVNPKYAEAYAKLAAKHLTELDPAGKDYYATNLKKYQERLAELDKVSRAVVASIPPEKRKLLTYHDSWAYWAREYGFEVIGAIQPSDFNEPSAQDIAKLVDQVRATKVPAIFGSEVFPSKVSEQIAREANVKTANTSDDDLPGEGSANAIENTNPEHTYIGMMAENLRILALNLGGNPKLVDTLNTANIVGSKASASK
- a CDS encoding metal ABC transporter ATP-binding protein: MEPILEIKNLTCGYQQEPVFTKVNLTLYPGQLSGLVGPSGSGKSTLMKAILGLIRPWGGEIWFRGKKLNPGVAPLKVGYVPQVETVDWSFPVTAEEVVMMGRYQKKQLLPWAYKSDRAAAKRLLTRIGVANVAHQPIGELSGGQQQRVFLARALVGQPDIVILDEPTSSSDLHVQHELLHLLADLNQEGLTILLSTHDLNSVATHLPWVVCFNHGIICQGQPIDVFTSATLGQTFGAEMVVFHQEDRILIASGMTTLRHQMKRNLPHILDKSQAVSD
- a CDS encoding iron uptake porin — its product is MWNSLLGSPASLAVLMVVSSSAIAADSFVLATEMPDPATLELQTAKTTDLAVNTLEPPAVTNIEAKAHTTATIEIDSQPTVNNPEIVAEQPHIQASTDVLSQNLDNNADAPVVPVTNVSELSDVRPTDWAYEALRNLAERYKCLQRYPDGAYRGSRALSRYEFAAGLNACFQQIESLIARPGTNTNGISNNDLQVVQRLTQEFRTELTTLGTRLDSLEGRTAFIEQRQFSTTTKLNGTVIFGLVGVAAGENALGEKIDQVPVLGTRTRLDFDTSFTGKDLLRTRFQIANLDALSGTSTLTPEGDLRFTAGTFSTGNDATAALDALLYSFPVGEKTTVILEANAGAADDFTDTVNPGFDGDGDRGALSNFGTRNPIYYLTSGAGLAVRHVFNDNLELSLGYLATDPANSTPGGGLFNGPYGAIGQLTIKPRENFTVGLTYLNAYNNDLTAGSNRANLRSALADNPDGLRLDQSFLDSIPEGSSLATSSNAYGIQASLKLSPKFILGGWAGYTTTRTLPSAEQSASLGGDLGIWNYAVTLGFPDLGKEGSFAGIIVGMEPKLTRVSGPISTLGLSKDPDTSLHIEGFYQYQLTDNIAVTPGIIWLTAPDHNNLNQDIVIGTVRTTFSF
- a CDS encoding high light inducible protein, which encodes MQFVDRKEDLSYKHYSSEWKWGFTPSAEIWNSRLAMVGIIAAIVINLTTGQGVLHFWGIL
- a CDS encoding chlorophyll a/b-binding protein gives rise to the protein MESLQEKTKQPYTEAAINIEQGFTPNAEVWNGRFAMIGFVSILIIEVLSGEGIVDFWGSLLSPLW
- a CDS encoding pentapeptide repeat-containing protein; protein product: MRADELLEQYRRGERDFRGVNLRGIYLRDIRLQDVDLSCADLRGASLMSVDFTGANLHRADLRGAFLIHSNLSSANLTQANLTKAFLILANLHQSCLTEANLSQTNLTKANLSEVTGFAEAFLAQTIWTGALLPQRDRHLQNWKFPSWKQWQFAREEQWNENVLNRVIIALKRA